tttcccttccttcctcccttccttcatttctttctccctccctccctcccttcctttttttttcccattcttggGAAATTGTTAatggtattgtttttaattttgttttctacatgttcattgctagtatacagaattggtttttgtatgttgatcttgtgTTCTGCAATCTTACTGACCTCACTTACTTGTTCTAGAAGTTTTTTTGTAGATTCATTAGGGTGTTTTTTCCTAGTCAGTGCCATTTGCAAATAAGGgcaggtattttttctttttactctatatgcctttttgtttccttttcttgaatGTGCTCACTAGAAGTTCTAGTACTATGTTGCAAACAGTGTTTTAAGCTTTAAAAACGTGTTCTGATGAAGCTTTATAGaagcaatattgaaaaaacaaacacccctatcaaaaaatgggcaggccTAAATAGATGAAAAGGGAgtcctcttgcactgctggtggaaatgtaaattggtgcagccactatggagaacagtacggaggttcctttaaaaactaaaacccaAGCTGCCACACGATCCAGCActcccattcctgggtatatatccagaaaagatgaaaactctaatttgaaaagatacatgccacccccatgttcatagcagcactgtttataatagccaagacagaaacaacccaactgccatcaacagatgattggcttaagaagatgtggtatatatatacagtggaatattagcaatagaaagaatgaaatattgccatttacagcaatgtggatggacctagagaatatcaaaCTAAgcgaactaagtcagacagagcaaGACTAatgttatatgatatcacttatacgttgaatctaaaaaacaatacaaGTGAATCTAtataccaaacagaaacagacccacagacaaagacatagaaaacaaacgtatggttaccatgTTGCAGGGGCGcttaaattaggagtatgggattaacagatacagactattATAGAGAAAAccgataagcaacaaggatttaacatatagcacagggaactaccttcaatatcttataataacctataagggaaaataattgaaaaatatgtgtgtgtatatatatacaactgaattactttgctctgtacctgaaactaacacgatattgcaaatcaactatacttcaataaaaaaaaaagttctgatgaagCTTTATAGAAGCCTTAGTAATTTTTAATACAGAATCAGTTCTGAAaattaggttttattttcttgctttcaaaATACCATAAGCTTATTCTTGCTAATTCTAAATACCTTTGACGTCTTTTCCTTAGGCCATTCTTTTTGCAAGACCTAGactaatgttgatttttttttttcatgcaggaATAAAATACTAATTCCACCAAtccaaaattgtttttatttttgtacaagtcacgtattatttttttattcagggTTCTGAACAAAGTTGCACCAGTCAAGAACAGGCCTTATCTGCTCAGCACACTGCAGTTATTAACCTTGCTGGAGTAGGAAGTTACATGCAGTCACAGGCAGCTGGTTGGTATCTTCATAACTAAATATGttgaatttatttaaagtatCTAATCTATTTGGGATCtcaccattttaactatttcttttccttgtgcaAACAGTTACAAGGAAAAAGTTTAGTTGTATTTAATGTGTGAACTATTAAATTGATTAATTGATGGcactcagatttttttcattattttgataaTTGATTAAAGTGCTTTGACCTACATATATTAACAGGAGTTAATGTTTTCCTCATGTTAAATTTTGTTGGGAAAATTTTACACAGTTACCCAGCTTACTAGGAAGCTTCTAAAGCTGTTAGGTCTTTATTTTTCCTGGGTTATTGAGACTGCATTTTTCTAGATTGCACAATCTTTTGTCTCATTCCAGTGGCTTGTAGTTGTATGAATTAGGACTTAAGAGTCAAGTAGCTTAGCTTCTGTAAGACACTTGTAAAAAAATGCGATTGTACTAAATGATTGCTCACCACTTCTAGTAATAAATGGTGCACCAAAGATACACCTTTAATGAAGATTATTTCATCAATTGAAGATAGCAATTATAActacatttaattaaaatcaagaagctacatgtataagaaaactgagatactGTTTGAGGATTAATGAGTGAACATGTTAACATTTTGAATTATCACTGGGCTTACTATGATGCCTTTAGAATCCGGTATAATTCCCAGTGTCCGAATTTggaataatttatgtaaagttcTAATTTAGAGGCAGTGAATTTCCACATGGAAATTTATTAGTATAAACTTTTACCCCACAAgctattttttcctaaaatagctGTAGTATAATTTCGTGGAAAGAACTGTAGGCTGAAAAATGAGAATGTTCCTAGCTCCAGACGTGCCACTAATTACCTTTAAGTGAGTCACTCCAACGGTCCAGGTCTGACATGTCCTCAACTGAGCAGTGAGAGAGTTGAACTTATCCCTGATCTCGCTCAGCTCTAAAAGGGTTCACCACCTTTGTTGCTAATAGTGTAGTCTGACATTCATTGTAACATCTTTTAGCACTTGTCTACCAGTTTCGTCCTTATGGTAATTTGGATTTCTCCCACTCCATTTCCTACTTTTGAttggttatattttaaaacagcataCTGTATTCAACATTTTGCTAGAAAGCCTTCTCAACAAAATAGCACTAGTATCAAGTTTCATTGAGATGTAAGAAAAGAGAGGGATACAGTGCTTTGGCCGACATgctctcccttctcttccatGTCCAGGAAGTTCTATCATCAATGGTACCCTCAACTAACAGGAGTCTGTACTAAATTTATTCTGAAATGTCTGTGATTTGATACTTAAGATTAATCATACTGAtacttttctattatttcattttctgtgttgTCCTTTTCTAACCCTGGTAGCTTTCAAACTTTTTGACTGGCCTGctttccccttctcctctctgtAGTGTTGTCTCAGCTTGGCTCTGCCGAGAACAGACCTGAGCAAAGCCTTCCTCAGCAGAGATTCCAGCTCTCCTCTGCCtttcaacagcagcagcaacagatCCAAGTAATCCAGCAACTTCACTCtggttacatttttaaagatactcTGCTCCAAAAGTACTTCAAAATACCTTACTTTAGTTTTATGTTACTGTCTTTTAAGACTATACAGTAATTGGTAAATAATTtagcaaattttatttaaaagtctgaCAACTTTAGCCAGTGAACTTGGAGCACTGAATATTTTGTACATTTAAGTCATACTCTTTTCctaatttaaaatctttcctgAAGTGCTGGTGGCACAttaacatacatttttataagtTTCAGTACATTTTGAAATAGTTAGTTGTAAGTGCCAATGGTTAACTTTTTAATACTGTACTGCAGACAAAGGCAAGTATACCAGTGTTCCTATTTGTAAATGTCATACCTGTTTTAGAAGAATGTTGTTCCATTATTCTAGAAGTCAGCATATTATAGTTGACTTTCGTTAATTTGCAGGGTGgttttatattgctataaactatcATACAACAAAATGGTAACTGAAGTTGCTGAGTTACTGCAATATAGACTGGCCAGGCAAAGTAACAGAAATACTTTTGAAGTTTACCAAGAGCCATTTTTAAAGCCCGCAGCAGGCTTCTGTGCCACTGGTGCTGTTTGACTGTGCATTGTCCTGATGTGGTATAGTCCTTTTTTGTTACCTTGGTGCTTTCTCCCTttcagttttgttgttttcatcACTCTCAGGAAAAGCATCTTTCCACACCTTGCCTACCTTGAACCTAACTTGGTTTCTCCCCTCTGCTTTGCAGCAGCTGCGGTTCTTGCAGCATCAGATGGCTatggcggcggcggcagcagcacaGACAGCTCAGCTACATCGGCATCGGCATACAGGCAGCCAGTCAAGAAGTAAAACGAAGAGAGGCACGCCAACCACTCCAAAATTCTGAGTcttgcattattttctttctttttaaaaatgtaagagcaTTGAATCAAAAGGATTCTGAGTTTCTacttcgtttttgttttttaacatgtgTCAGTATTTTACATTGCTAGATATACAAACTTTATACAGAAGCACAACcctatgatttttaaataaaaacagggaAATGGTTTAACGAACCATTAGGGTGGGTTTGCCTAagtcattgctttttaaaaacggTTTCACTGTACATAATACAGAAGTGACCTAAGAAATACTAGAAACATCTTTCAGAAGAATGTAGTTTGATATTTATTTAGTATAAAAGGTTTGTGCACAGTGTAACAAATACAGTTTTTACAAATCTGTTTTGAAAATGTGGtggttgtttatttgggtttcATACTCTTAAATACTTCATCCATCagtttttttacttctttgtgcCTTGTAACTGCTCGGCTCATACAATCTTGAAGTTTAGCTCCAGTCAGTCCACTTCCACCTGAAAAATTATTGTGCCAACACTTTTTACATGATCTACATCATGTCAAGTTattgacataaaacaaaaaaagtgaatataaacCAGTGGTGTGGTCTCAAGATTTGCAGGTTATGTTTTAACAAGACCTCCTGAAGTTTAAGAATcactgacagggcttccctggtggcgcagtggttgagaatctgcctgccaatgcagaggacacgggttcgagccctggtctgggaagatcccacatgctgtggagcaactaggtccgtgagccacaattactgagcctgcgcgtctggagcctgtgctccgcaacaagagaggccgcgacagtgagaggcctgtgcaccgcgatgaagagtggcccccacttgctgcaactagagaaagcccccgcacagaaacgaagacccaacacagccatgaatagataaataaataaaaattaaaaaaaaaaaaaaatcaggggcttccctggtggcgcagtggttgagagtctgcctgctaatgcaggggacacgggttcgagccctggtctgggaagatcccacatgccgcggagcggctgggcccgtgggccacaattactgagcctgcgcgtctggagcctgtgctccgcaacgggagaggccgtgacagtgagaggcccgcgcaccgtgatgaagagtggcccccgcttgccacaactagagaaagccctagcacagaaacgaagacccaacatagcaatcaatcaatcaatcaattaatcaataaaaaaataaatctttaaaaaaaaaaaaaatcactgacatACAATATAAAAATGCAAGGCATCTGAAGTAACAAACCATAGTAAATTTACATTACGTAAACCAGTAAAACATCCCACATTCCATTTGGCCCTCCCTAATATAAAGAAGCTCATGCTGAGTTTTCATCTACATGTTTAGTACTGCAATGGAAGGAAAGTGCGTGCCTGGTTTGTGAAGACAACATAGCTTGCCTTCCTCGTCCATTACTACTGTTAAGGTTCCAGTTGCCAGGTTTTCCTCCTCTTCAGTAGGGTCAACTATAAGCAgagtgctattttaaaaataaaataaaaaaaataatcaacccatgggacaaattttattttagaaaaaagtacaaatgaaacTCACTACCTGCATTTTAGCTTAAGTAAGGAGCTAGACAGAACTGGTAGAAACCAGAAAAGTTAATAGCAACCTGAAATTCTACTACTTGTAAGAATCTTTGTCCTCCCTTCAATTAAATATACAACCTTTTAATACATCTGATTAACTTACTCATCAAACACAGCAAAGGAAGTTGCAACTGGATGAGTTCTAATATTCAAataacttttcttctttaaattaacTTCTGCTAAagcagtttcttcatttatagttaCTTCAGGCAACTGTACtagaaaaaggcaaatatgtaAAGTCAGTCTCTCACTctagtgaaagaaacaaaaaggcatTCTGTGCTTCATTAATTCACTTTTCCCTCTATTTAACTTGTCcagaagtattattttttaaaaaatatatcttaggACAATTAAGGCAAATACAGTAGATAcaaacatgtttttctttaatttagaaACACATGAATGATAGGTAAGTCTTaacaaaaacctttaaaaatttattgagaaattTTACCAAAACGGAACATTCTAACACATAAGTAGGAACATTCCCTTTTATTAAGGTTGCTTACCATTTTTCAAAGCTGCTAACAAAGCAAAGGTGCAAGCATCCAAAATGTTTCCATCATGGTTGAGGCAAATGAGATCACAGTATAGAACCCAAGCAAGCTAAAACAGAGTTTACACAAAGTGGAAATTAAAGCCTTCTGATTGCTATAATGTGGTATTTGTTTCTACTTACAAACCACACCCTTGGCTAGACAATCAAGATAACCTTCAAGgctcagaaactttaaaaaaaaacaaaaatttaaatttccccCACAAAAAAACATTTCAGAATTAATAAAAGTTCATAGCTTCTTTATTCCTCTTACCTTTCCTGGAGAGATACATAAGTCCTCTTTCTGAATTACCTGTGAACTTGATTTGAAGACATAGAACACAGTAAATGAAAGTTCAAAAACTCTCTAAAATGAATGGTATTCACATTTTATCATGATGATCTTACTTTTCAATGACATCTGCAATGAACTGGCTAGCCACCTGGGCCTCTTCTCCAGGAGGTCCAGACCGAAATCTCCAGGAACACAGAGGTGATAGATCCACATTAGGAACTGAAAGAAACTGCAGCTATGAACCAAATTTCACCTCTCGTTTAGTTTTAAAGATAATATCAATCCACGGCAAAGACAACTGTAGGCACAGATAGGCTTTCCAAGTGGAAAGCATTGTAACACATcaatcatattctttttcatctttgtgagAATCTTATGcttagataaaatttattttttcccacaCAAATAAccgcccagccaaaaaaaaaaacatgtgttTAAGAAACAGCCTCAATCCTAAATTATTCATGAAAGTTTCTAGGTTTCTTTCAAAATACCCCAATCTGTAACAGTAGATAGCCCCTCCAGTCATACCAACtgttctgcatttttaaaatgttggttcCTACCATAAAGAAAAGATGGtccaagttaagaaaaaaaaccacatagtGGTATAAAGGAAAATTctttatggaaacagaaaagtttGCAATTACAGCCCTTTGCCTAAGAGAATCTATTTTCTTGGTTGATGACATCTGTATAAACCAAAAGTGATCAAACAAGTTTGATAAAAGGTATTTACAAAATTCTGTATCTTGCTATTATGCTATCTTCTaacataaacatacacaaaacTTTTCAGGGACGTCTGAAGCTTATGAATAATTTTCTTCAACTCACCTACTAAGATTTAACTATAATAATAGTATTAACTGTCTTAAAGTATTTGTATTAAATTTATGAAGCCATTTAACTTACCAATATATCCTTTATCAGGGGCATCTGTTGGTGGTGCTCCAAATTCCTACAGAAGCAGACAAATGTTTCCTATGAAAGAAGCTACTAAAAAACTGTGAAGAAGTCAGTTATGGAAGGCTCTACCAAAGACCATCTTAGCTAGTTAACTACATCATGAGCATCTACTGGGAAGATGAACTTGGGAACGTATGTCAGGGGCTCTAGGAACACTGGACCACTCCTCACTAGCTCTGCAAGGCAAGAAGGCAGCTGATGGTAGTGCTACTCATCAAAATTACTTGGGGCTCTTtagatttctgtttctctttcacttaTTCAGTAGCCAAGAATCTGAATTTAAACCCCAGGTGATACTGACACAGTCCGATTTAGGAATTGATGGTATAATGGTCAAGAGCAAAAGTCCTGGAATTACTGACCTGGTTCAAAAGTCAGACCCACACCTTTTGGCTGAGAGACTTTGGGCCAGTTATTGAAAGAACTTAGGTTAAGCAACTCAGAGTTCAGTGTAGTCAAAAAAGCAGAGGCTTTGGAGTCAGTTATGTCTAAGTTCTATTTATGAGCCTTATGTTCCTGGACAAGTTATTGAACGTCATGTAAAAtaggaaatgaagagagaaatacTTCAAATGATTATTCTGAGGATTAAACTGGATAATTCTGTAAAACACCTAACATAAGGTACCTGGAACATAGCAAATACTCAgtaaatagtagctattattCCCTCAAGCTTTTCTTTTGAGCAATTTCTACACATTTGCACAGATTAAATGGCATCACTAGATAAAAATATGTCACCAAAAATCTCTCAATTTCTCAAATTACaaccaaattctttaaaaagtaaaggtggtgaggatttttttaaattgttccatTTCAGCACATTTGAGAATGTTCATAAATTGTAATTAAGAGCCATTAAACTTGGGTTGTATTATCTAAAACTCAAAGGTGAAAACttgggaaatgaaaacaaatactaaaaaacTGACACCTGATTGCCTAATCAACAGCAGAACTATAGGTGTATATTACAatctaataaatatatgaagCTAATTTAGTAACTCAAATCTTAGTAATATATACAGTAAACCTACCGCTTTAATTCCACAAATTACTGTAGTATTTCCCAGCTTCACTAAAGAAGAACCATCTGCAGTACCAATTGAACCTGAAAAGGTAAgtatttaaacaaaatgaaaaagtgttTTCGTCTTCTACATATGATTTTATCTTGCTACAAATCTAAGTTGTTTATGAAAATTTATTCCTTGCttgagtctttttaaaattacagttgacccctgaGCAACATGGGTTTGAAATGCACCCGTCCACCTATATACAAGGATTATTTCCAATAAATATTAccacagtactacacgatccacagttggttgagtCTGAGGATGCAGAGCCTCGGTTACGGAGCACCGATCCATAACTGTAAAATTATGCTCGGATTTCTGACTGTGCGAGGGCCGGCGCCCCAACCCCCTCGTCGTTCAAGGGACAGCCGCACCAGTCTAAGGATTGTTCATTGTCCCTGAAGTGAGTTAATCATTTGTTGTTCAATCACAGAGCTGTTACAAAGATTTAAATCTCTTGACACAAAATCACTGTAATCCCTTAGACACGGTAGAATTTGTCTG
This sequence is a window from Balaenoptera acutorostrata chromosome 18, mBalAcu1.1, whole genome shotgun sequence. Protein-coding genes within it:
- the EXOSC8 gene encoding exosome complex component RRP43; this translates as MAAGFKTVEPLEYYRRFLKENCRPDGRELGEFRTTTVNIGSIGTADGSSLVKLGNTTVICGIKAEFGAPPTDAPDKGYIVPNVDLSPLCSWRFRSGPPGEEAQVASQFIADVIENSQVIQKEDLCISPGKLAWVLYCDLICLNHDGNILDACTFALLAALKNVQLPEVTINEETALAEVNLKKKSYLNIRTHPVATSFAVFDDTLLIVDPTEEEENLATGTLTVVMDEEGKLCCLHKPGGSGLTGAKLQDCMSRAVTRHKEVKKLMDEVFKSMKPK